From one Sparus aurata chromosome 16, fSpaAur1.1, whole genome shotgun sequence genomic stretch:
- the LOC115565903 gene encoding b(0,+)-type amino acid transporter 1-like — MADKEPQALKMKQEIGLIGGISFISGTMIGSGIFMSPQFILAIIGSPGASLVIWALSGVVALFAALSYTELGTVIPESGGEFIYILRIYGSCPAFFAAYTTIIVLKPFGITVAALSVAEYVMAPFYPDCHPPELVVKCAAAVTILVVTIVNVINVRVAIRIQVIFLVAKVLALTVIVTGGIVKLVQSSSVIVENLKVENAFKGTQYSFSNLGLAFYQGLWAYAGWYNLNYVYEELKRPEVNLPRSVIIAVSLVTGLYLLVNVSYLTVMTPKELMSSSAVAVTWGNKVFGSWGWIMSVAAALSAFGSLNGSYYSGGRVCFVAAREGHMPDILAMAHVHRLTPSPALIFTTIISLLVLIPGDFQSIVNYTSFSAWIFYGITLSGVIYLKIKKPELPRSYRVPIILPILVLLAAICLVLAPIIDDPQIEYLYMTLFILSGAIIYIPFVHYKLCPKLLTKLTVFLQLFLEVAPEDKNL; from the exons ATGGCGGACAAAGAGCCACAAGCCCTGAAAATGAAGCAGGAAATTGGGTTGATTGGtggtatttcatttatttcaggaACCATGATCGGCTCTGGTATATTCATGTCCCCACAGTTTATACTGGCCATCATTGGAAGCCCAGGAGCAAGTCTGGTGATCTGGGCTCTCTCAGGAGTTGTAGCTCTATTTGCAGCACTGTCCTACACCGAGCTTGGGACAGTCATTCCTGAATCTGGAGGAGAGTTTATCTACATACTGAGGATCTATGGTTCATGTCCTGCTTTCTTTGCAGCATACACTACTATCATAGTTTTGAAGCCATTTGGCATTACTGTAGCGGCATTGAGTGTTGCAGAGTATGTGATGGCACCCTTTTACCCTGACTGCCATCCTCCTGAGCTGGTAGTAAAATGTGCCGCAGCTGTGACTATACTGGTTGTTACCATAGTCAATGTCATAAATGTCCGGGTTGCCATCAGAATCCAAGTGATCTTTTTGGTGGCCAAAGTGCTGGCGCTGACAGTCATTGTAACTGGAGGGATAGTCAAGCTTGTCCAGAGCAGCAGTGTAATTGTGGAGAATTTGAAAGTTGAGAATGCATTTAAAGGCACTCAGTACTCTTTCAGCAATTTAGGATTAGCTTTTTATCAAGGACTGTGGGCTTACGCTGGATGGTACAACTTGAATTATGTCTACGAGGAGCTGAAAAGACCTGAG gtgAATCTTCCACGGTCAGTTATCATTGCCGTTTCTCTGGTGACTGGCTTGTATCTGCTAGTTAATGTGAGCTATCTGACAGTGATGACACCGAAAGAGCTCATGTCCTCCAGCGCAGTAGCAGTAACCTGGGG GAATAAGGTGTTCGGGAGCTGGGGCTGGATcatgtctgtggctgcagcattATCTGCTTTTGGTTCACTGAATGGGTCGTACTACAGCGGCGGCCGTGTGTGCTTTGTTGCTGCCAGGGAAGGACACATG cCAGATATTCTGGCCATGGCTCATGTCCACAGACTGACTCCATCTCCAGCCCTTATCTTCACCACTATTATCTCTCTGCTGGTGCTTATTCCCGGAGACTTCCAGAGTATTGTCAACTACACTAG TTTCAGTGCTTGGATTTTCTATGGCATCACCCTGTCTGGAGTTATCTACCTCAAGATAAAAAAGCCAGAGCTTCCCAGATCATACAGG GTCCCCATTATACTCCCCATACTGGTCCTCCTTGCAGCAATATGCCTGGTGCTGGCCCCCATCATAGACGATCCTCAGATTGAATACCTTTATATGACTTTATTTATCCTGAGTGGAGCTATAATATACATACCCTTTGTCCATTACAAGCTCTGCCCAAAACTGTTGACCAAGTTAACAGTCTTCCTGCAGCTGTTCCTAGAGGTTGCCCCGGAAGACAAAAACCTCTGA